The DNA segment TGCGGATCTATCCCCGCAAACAGCTGCCGCAGGAAAGTCGCATCCCGCTCCCCCCGCTGCTCCCAGTAGCCGCGACACCGCTCGGTCAGCGCCAGCCGCAGCACCCGGCTGTCCCCGGTATCGCGAGAAATCCGCACGAACCCCATCCGCTCCAGCTTGAGCGCCAGCTGCTTGATATTCTGCCGCGAACTGCCCACCACCGGCACCAGCTCACTCAGGCTCGGCAAATCCGGCTCGAACCGCTGGATACACGCCAGCAGAAACCACTGCTTCGTACTCACCGGATGCAGGAACCGGTCCCCCACACTCTGCAGCCGATTCGACAGCGAAAACAACCGCCCGAACACCTCATGCTCACTACGCATATAGGTAACATATTACCTTTCCGACCAAACTGCAACCCCCTCCATGGGTGGAGCGCCCTCCCCCTCGCTGCAAACCCTCTCCCGGGGCTGCTGCCCCTTACTCGTGTTATCGCCAGTGACTGTCCTGCAGGGAGAAACTGTCGAATATTGCCTCGAAGCTGCTGTCCATAGGGCTGCAGGCATAGACCCCGACTTCCAATGCCTCACTGGTACCATGTAAGTGAGCTATGCGTAACTGCCGCCAGGTGCTGCCGTCTTCGGAATTCTCGATCAGCATATCATTGCCCTTGCTCTGAATTCGGTACCACATCACGGATATGCGTGAATCTATATCTATGGTGGCCCAGTCAGAATACCCCAGATTGGTAACCACTGAACCCAGCCGGGAATGTGCCGGTGTTTCATACTCGACAGATGCCTTGATCCAGTTCTGCGAATCGATGCGCACCATCAGGCCGCACTGATCGTATTGCTGCTGCGGCTGGAACTCCGTTCTGACGGTCACGGCAAAATCCGTTTCTGTTCTGGTGAATAAACAATGCCCATTGTCGCGCTGGAAATTATAGTGGGTGTTCTGCCAGAAGTCAGTGTCGGGCGAGGTAACCATATGCAGCCGGTTGTTCATAATTCTGAAGTCGGGTTTATTGAACCAGTAAAAATCCTGGTGTATTTCGTTCTTTTCCAGCATCGCTATTCTCCTCGGGCATGAATCCACTGACATATATCATGTATGACTGTGGCTGACACTGTTTGCGGTATCTTGTATTCCTTCAGAGCCTTTTTTATATCGCTATATATCGATTGCATAAACATATGGTTCAAATCGGGATACAGTTTGAACGTCGCGTTCCGGTGATCGGCCAACAGTTTCCTGTACGCCTCAAAATCCTTTTCGGTTGAAACATGAACATCGGCGCCAGCATGCATCACCAGAATCGGCTTATCAAGATCCTGCATGTACCGGGCTGCCGGTTTTTCACCCCATTCTTTCAGATAGTACATAGTGCTGTATTTGTTGAACAGGGGAGTCTTTTTCGCCTCCTCGTCCGACATGTTATACAGTCTGTCGAATTTATCTCTCAGTGCCCCGATACGCCTCCTCATCACCCACTTCATAACCGGATGTGCAGTTTTCATAAACGCATCCTGCTGGTCGATAATGATCTCTTCCAACCTGCGCGGCGAACCTGCCCAGATTATCAGACCGGCAAAGTCACCCCCGTCTGCATCAATCCGCGGCACAAGCATCCCCCCCATACTATGCCCCAGCAGGAATACCTTCTGGGAATCTATGCGCGGGTCATTCTTTGCAAGGTCAGCCGCATAGATCGCATCCTCGATCGTTTCTTCCTTTACCGTCAGATCGAGGCCGGAATCCTGAACCAGCTCTTTGCCATAGGTCAAGGTACGCTTATTGTAACGAATGGTAGCGATACCACACCTGGCCAATCCCTCTGCCAGATCCTTGAATGGCTGCACATTCCCGACCTTCTCGTTCATGTCATGAGCACCGGAGCCATGAACCAGCACCACAGCAGGACAGGGGGTATCTGCCGCCGGCACCGGAAGGGTTAATATACCCGCCAACTGATACTGCGTACCAATGGTTATGCTCTCTTCGACAATCCCCATTTAGCCCTCCAAATAATCCAGCAAAGCCGAAAAAGAATCTACGTGTTTTACGGCTGAGGCAGCAGAGCCGAAACCATAGGAAACATGGATAAAATCCATTCCAGCCACGCGTGCTGCGGATTCATCGCCTTCAGTATCACCAACGTACACAGGAGTATGCAGGCAATACGTGCGCTGTATTCTTGAAAGCATCTGGTCCTTTGGCAGGCCAGACATACCATGACAGTCAAAGCTGGTGAGAAACGGCTCCAGGCCGGAAAATTCCAGGAAGATTTTCATGTACCAGTCCTGACAGTTGCTTACCAGGAAAACCTTATACGAGTTGGCGAGTATTTTTATTCCTTCAGTGACACCCTCATAGAGGGTTCCGCCATCGGTTTTCACTACTTCGATTTCACGATTGTTCAGCGTGTCCAGCAAATCCGGATATTGTTCCTGCAATCCGGGCAAAAGCATCTCGACGCATGTAGCGTACGGATGTCCGGCAACGCCTTCTATCTGTTGTGCCGTAACTCGTGCATCGATACCAAGGCTCGCCAGCCCAAGATTCCAGCCTTTCGCACTTGCCGGGCAGGCGTTCCAGAGTGTTCCGTCGATATCGAAAATTATGGTGTCATAGTTCATAAGCATTGCCGATTGAGCATTCCCGTGTCGAAAACGGGATTCCCAAAAACCATTCCTTTCCTTTTCCGCATATTCTACACAGCGGTATGTTGTATAACGTTTTGCGAGTACCCGGCTACGGTGCGATAGCACCGTGGCCGGGTACTCGCTGTCAAGTATAGTCGCCGGTTTCTTTCATGCTTTAATACTTATCCACACAGACAATGATCCAGCCGGGCAAACAAATTCACCCCAACCATTTTCATCTGTTTCAACTTTTTCTTTTATATGTTCTGTTATATCAATGAATGTCTCTCGTGCCTTTCCAGTATTCATTGCTTTCTTTCCCTCGGAACCATTAGACATTAGTACGGCCATGGCTCCTGGATGCTCATTATCACCTGAGAATGTCCAGCCTATGACATTTGAATGGTCGAAATAATCAATCTGCTCGCCAAAAGTAAAATTTTTCCTGGCGTGAAGAAACTTGTCAATCAGCCATTTATGGGAAGGCATGCTTATTTCGTGTGTGTCGCCATCATTTCCATGATCAGTATATTCAGCACCATAATAATCCGCATAGAAAACACAAGGATATCCCTCGCGTCGCAGTAATATCAGGGCATATGCCAAAGGTTTGAACCATGGTTCGACAACTGACTCTAATGCCTGCAATGCCTGAGAGTCATGGTTGGAAACAAAGGTGACCGCAGATGAAGGGCGCTCCTTCATTAGTGTATTTTTATATATATTTCTGAGATCATATCCATTTCCGCCTATACTTGCACTATGAAAATTATAGTGTAGCGGCACATCAAACAACATAAGGCTACTTTCTGTTTGTTCGAGGTAGGTTATCAGATTTCCAATATCAGGATCCCAATACTCTCCAGCGACGGGTAATTCTTTTCCAGCGTGTTTTCTTATTTCATTGAGCCAGATAGGAAAAAACCAGGAGGGTATATGCTTTATTGCATCAAGCCTGAAACCATCAACCCCTGTAACATCTAAATACCATTTACCCCATTTTATTAGCTCCTCGCGAACCTCATCATTCTGAAAATCAAGGTCACAGCCCATCAAGTAGTCATAATTCCCATATTCGCCGGAAACATAGTCATCGAATGTTTTTCCTTCAAATACATAGATAGTAGAAGAATCGTCTGGACTTCGTTGATTAAAGTCAACTGCATCAAAATGCCACCAATGCCATTCAAAATTTGAATACTTACCCTTTCGGGCAGGAAATGAGAAATGCGTGTGTGCTTCAATTTCATGTAAATCACCTTTTGGTTGTTGGCGATTTTCTTTGGAGTATGGTGTAGCATTGACAATCTCTGTAGCATCAGCGCCCATGCGATGATTAAGAACTATATCAGCATATGATTGCATACCAAACTTTTGCAACGTTTTGATTGCACGTAAATACTCATCTTTTGTACCGTATTTTGTTCTGACTGAACCTTTTTGATCAAATTCGCCAAGGTCATACAAATCGTATACACCGTACCCAGTATCGGAGGCCCCGACATGCCCCTTGTAAGCCGGGGGCAGCCATACGGATGAAAATCCGGCTTTGGATAGACTTTCTGCTTCATCGGAAAGTTTATTCCATAGCTTGCCGTCATCCTTATTGTACCAATGAAAAAACTGAAGAATTACTCCCCGTCTGTTTGACATAACAATCTCCTATAATGATTTTTGTACTGAATGCGGAACAGTCTCATCAGCCGAGCTTATCGAATTACCGATTCCACGGAATAATCGCCCCAAAATATCGCCCCCAGAAATAATTCTGGGATTTTCAGTCCAAAATAAAATAACATCATTCTCTATGACTTCTTTTCCTGACTTACCAGAGCTGACTTTAAATTCAGGAAGATATTTCCCTAACCTTTGATTGGAATCCAATGCCACTATTGGTTTTTGACAGAAACGCAAAGGATCAACATTTTCACTTTCCTTAAATAATACGGCCGCGATATAATCTTTTGCCCTCAAGACCAGTTTTGGTACATCTTTTGAGTCAGTAATTATTATCCATTTTTTCCGAGGCTGATAGATTTGTTTTAGAAATGCATCATCAATAGAGCTTGATACCTGGGGAAAAACAGGGGAGTTCTCGACAAAGTCAAGTTTGATAATACTATCAGGTGCAACGGCTTCACCTTCGTCAGAGAGTAAAACATCGTCAATAGCGAGAAAGTTCAGAGCTCCCTTTCCCTCCATTTTTGCGATATCGGAATCGGCGGATTCAATGTGGAGCTTGATCAAATGATGCATATCTCGCTCTTTAAAAACACGAATTCCTTCACCTCCCAACCATTTATCTAATACGAATGCAACAGGCCGGGCAATAGGGAAGAGTATAAACTGATAGAAACGCAATACCGGGGATAATATTGCTGCTACTTGTATAGCATGCCGGGAAAAATATGCCTGTGGAATTATCTCAGCGAAAAAAGTAATGATTACGGTAGAAAAAATAAATGCGGAGATACCAGCAAGAACAGAATCTGCTAATAAAGCCAATAAAACATTTACTGCGACATTCCCCCATAAAATCGTTACAAGTGTAAAGTTGGAATTGCTGCGATATTTCAGGACTTTCAGTGCTTTCACATTTTTCTTTTTCGCCTCGACTTCCAGTTCAAGCTTGCTTAGTGAGAATATGGCGAGATTAAGACCTGAGAACATGCCTGATTGTATGAGACACAGCACTATGGCAATCCAGATTATTATCTCCATTGCATGCTCCTGAAAACCTATTTGGTATTTGTATAACAACTTAATTCAGTAACACCGGGTATTACACTTAACGTTCCGCGGGTACCCGAAGTCCCGCGAACTATCAGGTCTAAGAGTATCATTTTCAGGTAGAAATTCCCAATTTATTTTCTGCGCCAGCGGGATCTGGGCGAAGCGAAGCGAAGCCGGGTACCCGCTGTTGTGCGAAGCTTGCCTGCCAACTTACCTGGTTTTCTCGTATTTATTTAAATATGTTTCTACTGAAATCACAGTTTCCGTGCTATTACCCATAAAAATGGGATCTCTGAATCAAGCTCAATCGCTTTCTCTACAGATTCTTCTTCAATATGAAAGATAGTGTCCTGAAACGTTCGCAATTTGAAAAGTAAAAGGAGCCATTGGATCCTCCGAAAGGTGTAGTAGCCAAACCATACCAAAGGAGAACACACAATGGCCCCACTCAAAGCTACCGCAGATTTCGAGAAACTTCTATCCCGTTTCATAGGTGAACAGGATCCTCTGCTTGAAATGCTCAAATGGATGACCGAACAGCTCATGCGCATTGAAGCTGAAAATAAAGCCGGTGCCGTGAAAGGCAAGCATGTCGCAAATCGGACGACTCATTTCAGCGGTTCTCGTGTCAGAAGATTCGATACCCGTCTGGGCACCATGTACCTCGTCGTTCCAAAGCTGCGCAAGGGCGGGTACATTCCCTTCTTTGTAACCGAGAAGAAACGCTCGGAACAAGCACTCCTACAGGTAGTGCAGGAAGCATTTATCAACGGTGTTTCTACCCGTAAGATCGATCGCCTCGCCAAGGAGCTGGGGATTGAATCCATATCAGCCAGCCAGGTCTCTGAAATTAATAAGGGGCTGGATGAACAGGTTCAGCAATTTCGCAACCGAGAGCTGGATTCAGAATATCCAGTTATCTGGATTGATGCACTGTATGAAAAGATACGCCATGGCCAGAGAGTGCAGAATGAAGCAGTGATGGTGGTTTGTGGCCTTAATTCTGCTGGAGAGCGCGAAATACTTGCTATAGAGCCCATGGAAACTGAATCAGAGGAAACATACGCCGACCTGTTTCAGCGCTTAAAACAGCGCGGTCTCAAGCATGTATGGCTTGTGGTATCAGATGCACACCAGGGATTGAAAAATGCAATCCGATCAGAATTTGTCGGCGCATGTTGGCAACGGTGTAAAGTGCATTTCATGCGGAATGTCCTCGCCAAAGTACGCAGCAAACACAAGGAACAATTTGCAGAGCGATTAAAGCACATCTGGCTGCAGCCAGATCAAGCTACCGCGCGAAAATACGCCAAGCAGCTTATGGATGACTGGGAAGACTCTTGCTCTGATGCAGTCGAAATCCTGGATTCCGGACTTGATGACTCACT comes from the Spirochaeta africana DSM 8902 genome and includes:
- a CDS encoding alpha/beta hydrolase family protein, which encodes MGIVEESITIGTQYQLAGILTLPVPAADTPCPAVVLVHGSGAHDMNEKVGNVQPFKDLAEGLARCGIATIRYNKRTLTYGKELVQDSGLDLTVKEETIEDAIYAADLAKNDPRIDSQKVFLLGHSMGGMLVPRIDADGGDFAGLIIWAGSPRRLEEIIIDQQDAFMKTAHPVMKWVMRRRIGALRDKFDRLYNMSDEEAKKTPLFNKYSTMYYLKEWGEKPAARYMQDLDKPILVMHAGADVHVSTEKDFEAYRKLLADHRNATFKLYPDLNHMFMQSIYSDIKKALKEYKIPQTVSATVIHDICQWIHARGE
- a CDS encoding IS256 family transposase — its product is MAPLKATADFEKLLSRFIGEQDPLLEMLKWMTEQLMRIEAENKAGAVKGKHVANRTTHFSGSRVRRFDTRLGTMYLVVPKLRKGGYIPFFVTEKKRSEQALLQVVQEAFINGVSTRKIDRLAKELGIESISASQVSEINKGLDEQVQQFRNRELDSEYPVIWIDALYEKIRHGQRVQNEAVMVVCGLNSAGEREILAIEPMETESEETYADLFQRLKQRGLKHVWLVVSDAHQGLKNAIRSEFVGACWQRCKVHFMRNVLAKVRSKHKEQFAERLKHIWLQPDQATARKYAKQLMDDWEDSCSDAVEILDSGLDDSLQFYAFAKIDARKISSTNMLERLNKEIRRRSKVVGVFPSRESYIRMVTCYLIEYTEDWTTGRSYIKKESLDEQKEFILRTVA
- a CDS encoding HAD family hydrolase, which codes for MNYDTIIFDIDGTLWNACPASAKGWNLGLASLGIDARVTAQQIEGVAGHPYATCVEMLLPGLQEQYPDLLDTLNNREIEVVKTDGGTLYEGVTEGIKILANSYKVFLVSNCQDWYMKIFLEFSGLEPFLTSFDCHGMSGLPKDQMLSRIQRTYCLHTPVYVGDTEGDESAARVAGMDFIHVSYGFGSAASAVKHVDSFSALLDYLEG
- a CDS encoding DUF21 domain-containing protein, which encodes MEIIIWIAIVLCLIQSGMFSGLNLAIFSLSKLELEVEAKKKNVKALKVLKYRSNSNFTLVTILWGNVAVNVLLALLADSVLAGISAFIFSTVIITFFAEIIPQAYFSRHAIQVAAILSPVLRFYQFILFPIARPVAFVLDKWLGGEGIRVFKERDMHHLIKLHIESADSDIAKMEGKGALNFLAIDDVLLSDEGEAVAPDSIIKLDFVENSPVFPQVSSSIDDAFLKQIYQPRKKWIIITDSKDVPKLVLRAKDYIAAVLFKESENVDPLRFCQKPIVALDSNQRLGKYLPEFKVSSGKSGKEVIENDVILFWTENPRIISGGDILGRLFRGIGNSISSADETVPHSVQKSL
- a CDS encoding alpha-amylase, with the translated sequence MSNRRGVILQFFHWYNKDDGKLWNKLSDEAESLSKAGFSSVWLPPAYKGHVGASDTGYGVYDLYDLGEFDQKGSVRTKYGTKDEYLRAIKTLQKFGMQSYADIVLNHRMGADATEIVNATPYSKENRQQPKGDLHEIEAHTHFSFPARKGKYSNFEWHWWHFDAVDFNQRSPDDSSTIYVFEGKTFDDYVSGEYGNYDYLMGCDLDFQNDEVREELIKWGKWYLDVTGVDGFRLDAIKHIPSWFFPIWLNEIRKHAGKELPVAGEYWDPDIGNLITYLEQTESSLMLFDVPLHYNFHSASIGGNGYDLRNIYKNTLMKERPSSAVTFVSNHDSQALQALESVVEPWFKPLAYALILLRREGYPCVFYADYYGAEYTDHGNDGDTHEISMPSHKWLIDKFLHARKNFTFGEQIDYFDHSNVIGWTFSGDNEHPGAMAVLMSNGSEGKKAMNTGKARETFIDITEHIKEKVETDENGWGEFVCPAGSLSVWISIKA
- a CDS encoding MarR family winged helix-turn-helix transcriptional regulator — translated: MRSEHEVFGRLFSLSNRLQSVGDRFLHPVSTKQWFLLACIQRFEPDLPSLSELVPVVGSSRQNIKQLALKLERMGFVRISRDTGDSRVLRLALTERCRGYWEQRGERDATFLRQLFAGIDPQEIAAALRVLRAIEQNLEGVDT
- a CDS encoding DUF1349 domain-containing protein; this translates as MLEKNEIHQDFYWFNKPDFRIMNNRLHMVTSPDTDFWQNTHYNFQRDNGHCLFTRTETDFAVTVRTEFQPQQQYDQCGLMVRIDSQNWIKASVEYETPAHSRLGSVVTNLGYSDWATIDIDSRISVMWYRIQSKGNDMLIENSEDGSTWRQLRIAHLHGTSEALEVGVYACSPMDSSFEAIFDSFSLQDSHWR